Proteins encoded by one window of Salvia splendens isolate huo1 chromosome 5, SspV2, whole genome shotgun sequence:
- the LOC121804036 gene encoding uncharacterized protein LOC121804036 yields MNVQPGATSQWSPRNQQQRTRLPTQAQAYATRQKQRKVDQGNLAGMGKLFNTPVMLLFNTGASHSIISAHCMTTLKLAMKESQHRIEVVSPVGGRIEISRTCSNLEITLGDFKVVANNLSVMIMWDVDIILGMDWLAENHATILCKERQISFKTPEGEATRFHGISMGTRKSMISMLQASKLIEKGCPAYHVYLNK; encoded by the coding sequence ATGAATGTCCAACCTGGAGCAACGTCACAGTGGTCACCGAGAAATCAACAGCAGAGGACGAGACTCCCAACACAGGCTCAGGCTTATGCAACAAGGCAGAAGCAGCGAAAGGTGGACCAGGgaaatctggcaggtatgggtaAGCTCTTCAACACACCCGTTATGCTTCTGTTTAATACTGGTGCTTCGCATTCTATTATATCTGCTCATTGCATGACTACTCTGAAACTCGCTATGAAAGAATCTCAACATAGGATAGAAGTAGTTTCCCCTGTAGGAGGACGGATAGAAATATCTCGTACTTGCTCGAACTTAGAAATCACTCTGGGCGATTTTAAGGTTGTAGCAAACAATCTCAGTGTTATGATCATGTGGGATGTAGACATAATCCTAGGGATGGACTGGCTGGCTGAAAACCATGCCACCATCTTATGCAAGGAAAGGCAAATTTCCTTTAAAACCCCCGAAGGTGAAGCTACTCGCTTTCACGGAATCTCCATGGGAACCCGAAAGTCTATGATCTCAATGCTGCAAGCCAGCAAGTTGATAGAGAAGGGATGCCCGGCATACCATGTGTACTTGAacaaataa